Proteins from a genomic interval of Poecile atricapillus isolate bPoeAtr1 chromosome 1, bPoeAtr1.hap1, whole genome shotgun sequence:
- the CREG1 gene encoding protein CREG1 isoform X2 encodes MSRSVAVRGAMAMRRLPLLLCAASGLLLAAVAAIPPPEEAARMARYVLHSCDWGALATLSAQEGLRGRPFANIFSLSDGPPGPCGGSGVPYLYLTDMEISVQDLEVNSNASLTVSLAQTPYCRKHRYDPQNPLCAHIIFVGSIVKVNDTEAGLAKKALFSRHPEMESWPKDHNWFFAKFNITNIWVLDYFGGLKIVTPEEYYSAKP; translated from the exons ATGTCCCGGTCCGTGGCTGTGCGGGGAGCGATGGCGATGAGGCGGCTGCCGCTCCTCCTGTGCGCCGCatcggggctgctgctggcggcCGTCGCGGCCATCCCGCCGCCCGAGGAGGCGGCGCGCATGGCGCGCTACGTCCTGCACAGCTGCGACTGGGGCGCGCTGGCCACGCTGTCGGCGCAGGAGGGGCTGCGCGGCCGCCCCTTCGCCAACATCTTCTCCCTCAGCGACGGCCCGCCCGGGCCCTGCGGCGGCAGCGGCGTCCCCTATCTGTACCTGACCGACATGGAGATCTCCGTGCAGGACCTGGAG GTCAATTCAAATGCCTCTTTGACTGTGTCCTTGGCACAGACTCCTTACTGCAGGAAGCACAGATATGATCCACAGAACCCCCTCTGTGCCCACATAATCTTCGTTGGGAGCATTGTAAAG GTGAATGATACAGAAGCAGGCTTAGCAAAAAAAGCATTATTCAGTCGCCACCCTGAAATGGAAAGTTGGCCCAAGGATCATAATTGGTTCTTTGCCAAATTCAACATCACCAATATTTGGGTCCTGGACTACTTTGGTGGATTGAAAATTGTGACACCAGAAGAGTACTACAGTGCCAAGCCTTAG
- the CREG1 gene encoding protein CREG1 isoform X1 — translation MSRSVAVRGAMAMRRLPLLLCAASGLLLAAVAAIPPPEEAARMARYVLHSCDWGALATLSAQEGLRGRPFANIFSLSDGPPGPCGGSGVPYLYLTDMEISVQDLEVNSNASLTVSLAQTPYCRKHRYDPQNPLCAHIIFVGSIVKVNDTEAGLAKKALFSRHPEMESWPKDHNWFFAKFNITNIWVLDYFGGLKIVTPEEYYSAKP, via the exons ATGTCCCGGTCCGTGGCTGTGCGGGGAGCGATGGCGATGAGGCGGCTGCCGCTCCTCCTGTGCGCCGCatcggggctgctgctggcggcCGTCGCGGCCATCCCGCCGCCCGAGGAGGCGGCGCGCATGGCGCGCTACGTCCTGCACAGCTGCGACTGGGGCGCGCTGGCCACGCTGTCGGCGCAGGAGGGGCTGCGCGGCCGCCCCTTCGCCAACATCTTCTCCCTCAGCGACGGCCCGCCCGGGCCCTGCGGCGGCAGCGGCGTCCCCTATCTGTACCTGACCGACATGGAGATCTCCGTGCAGGACCTGGAG GTCAATTCAAATGCCTCTTTGACTGTGTCCTTGGCACAGACTCCTTACTGCAGGAAGCACAGATATGATCCACAGAACCCCCTCTGTGCCCACATAATCTTCGTTGGGAGCATTGTAAAG GTGAATGATACAGAAGCAGGCTTAGCAAAAAAAGCATTATTCAGTCGCCACCCTGAAATGGAAAGTTGGCCCAAGGATCATAATTGGTTCTTTGCCAAATTCAACATCACCAATATTTGGGTCCTGGACTACTTTGGTGGATTGAAAATTGTGACACCAGAAGAGTACTACAGTGCCAAGCCTTA G